TGCCCTTCTGCGTGAAATCCCATCCTCGCTCTTCGTCGATGGTCTTCCTGCCGTTCATCCTTGTAGAGCCACAACTCAACTCTCAATTTCCTCTGCAGGAAGAGGAACAAATCCCAAGGAGAAGCCACCTCGTCCCACCACATCCCCCCAAGCGCTTCCTTCCCAACGCCCGCACAAGAGACGCGAAGCGGGAAGCCTCCCCCGCCGGCCCACCGCCACCACTGCACAAACCAAGCAAACGACTCCCAGACGCAGCGGCGGCAATCGCCGAACAGATCACGGCCGCGACCGAAACAGAACTCGCGCAGCAGCGAGAACGGCGGCAACCCTAAGAAGGGGCGGCTGGGGCTCCGCCGGCGCGGCCGAATCCAAAAGGAGGCAAAAGAAGCGCGGAAGAAGATGCAACTACAGACGGACGAGGACGCCGGCGACGCCGCGCCGCGCGTACGGAGGAGGCggcgagaggaggaggaggaggaggagggggcgaTCGGCGCTGCAGGATCCCGCCGGCGCGACGGCGAAATCGACGGAACGGACGGAGCCGCGCTCGCAATCGCGGGGAAATCAGTCTAGAGAGGAGGGGCGGGGCTTGGAACGGGCCTGTggatttgttcttcttcctgCAGAGGAACTTGAGAGTCGAGCTGTGGCTCTACAAGGATGAACGACAGGAAGAGCATCGACCTAAAGCAAGGATGGGATTTCATGCAGAAGGGCATCGCGCGAGACGCGGGATCCatgagagctagagagagagagagagagaggggggttgTGGCGTTTGGGGAAGATGGATTGGGTTAGGGGGATAGCGGGGAGGGGGTTTATATAGctttctcgctctctctccaccCGCTGAAATCACGGAGGAGGACGCTAAAAATCATGGGTCCCACTCACCACCTTCTCTATAAGTCATCAGCTTCTTAATGCTCCTCTCTACCCTCACCTGCCAAAGCTCGATCTTTGAGCTCAAAGCCTGTAGTGCTCACTGCTCGGGAAGAGGTCATTCCACCGGAATccttttggctatt
The sequence above is drawn from the Eucalyptus grandis isolate ANBG69807.140 chromosome 11, ASM1654582v1, whole genome shotgun sequence genome and encodes:
- the LOC120289579 gene encoding serine/arginine repetitive matrix protein 1-like, which produces MIALSPSKLAPAPANPSTSSSSSPPSASFFPNSRKPAPPPRLHVRSRGPRTLTGTFSKSSLEEDEWLKRLPDKTKPLYSHSLSCIEAWLRNMGKRNKSQGEATSSHHIPPSASFPTPAQETRSGKPPPPAHRHHCTNQANDSQTQRRQSPNRSRPRPKQNSRSSENGGNPKKGRLGLRRRGRIQKEAKEARKKMQLQTDEDAGDAAPRVRRRRREEEEEEEGAIGAAGSRRRDGEIDGTDGAALAIAGKSV